GCCATGCCatgctcctgagctgctgctgctgctctgggtgcatCATGTCCTGCTCCTTGCCCTTGGTGAGGAGACCTGGCACACCCAGGGTCAGGGTGTCACCTTCTTGTAGGTAATGTGGAAGTGCTGAGTCATGGGCTGCGTAGTGGTTGCCATCGAGACAGTTTGTTCGAGTTTCCCGTCGGAATTGAGCCTGAATTTTCTGGTGATCTAAACCAGgggtaggaaaaaaagaaagaaatcaagcAATGAGTGTCCACAAGCTGAATCCCTTACCTGTGCTTTCTTCCTTCTGCCATCCACGTGCCTGCTGTCAATCACCACCAAGGAGGGATATCCTCACTACAGCAGGCAAATTAACAAGGAGTTTTCTCTCCTAAAGAAAGCAGCCCTCTCCACAATACCAGCTCCAAGCTCATTATCCATGGAACAAGGCAggttcacagaatcacagaattaactaaggtggaaaagacctttgagaccATCAAGCCCAGCCTCTGACCTAATACCATCTAATtaactaaaccatggcactgagtgccacaccCAGGCTTTTCTTAaactcctccacctcctccctgggcagcccattccagtgcctAATCATGCTTTCTGTCAAGTTTTTTCATCATGTCCAGCCTAAACTTCCTctggtgcagcttaagactgtatcctcttgtcctgtcactgtgtGGGAGAAGAGAACAACcctcacctggctacaacctcctttcagggagttgcagagtgtgatgaggtctcccctgagtctccttttctccaggctaaactcccccagctccctcattCCCCctaggatggatcccatctggtcccatATACCTGTGAGCAGGGCTCTAACTGCTTCCTCCTGGATTGCAGGGGGACTGTTCTGTTCCCTGTCCTTACCTATCCACTCTGGAGGCCAGCTATCCTGAGGATGACCTGTCTTCCTGTAgaaaactgaggcaaagaaggtgTTAACTacctctgccttttcctcatcttcagTTACTATATTCCCCCTGCATCCAATAAAGAATAGAAGTCTTTGCTCCTCCTCATCCATGAGTGACAGAGGGAGCCTTGCCAACAAATTTTGTTAAGCTGTGCTTTCACAAATTTGCATTGAATCTGCATTGATAACACCTTTAAAAATGATTCTTCAAGCAACCTAAACTGCTCATGGCAAAGCCTGGTGCAGGAAATGGGCATTGCTGCCTCAGTGACAGCCATCCTGAATCACTTTCCACCAGGAATGCAATAATATTGTGAAGTTTTCTCAAAATGAGCAactacagcagcagcacacgTCCTTCTCACAAACCTGTGGCCTCTTTGTTTCCACAAGCAATTTAAGTTGTTCTTGAAGGAGAAAAGGCTCTAAGACCTGGTTTCCTGACAATGCCTCTCATTCCACACCCTCCTTCACCAGCAAGGGCCTCCCAGATACTCACTAAGATCAGCCCCTGGGCCTGAGCTTCCCTTTTCCAGCCAAAGCCCTCAGCTAGGAAGACATCTGCTGCCTTTCTGTgcttccccctctcctcctgccactCTATCAGCCCAAAGTTCAGGCACAGACTCAAAGAAGAcagttctttttatttaaatgtttgcaATTAAGagctctgttccctgctgaCACCCACAGTATCTAATGGCTTTACTTCTGCTACAGGAATGAGACAATGCAGCTGTTTCTGGGAAAGGGGAAACAACAACTGAAAACATGCATCCAAAGGCAGGGGAGTTGGGACTTCCCAAAGTTTGGACACAATCTGTGTaggcaaataaaatttttgCCTTAATCTGCACAAACTTGTGCTCTCTGCTGTCTAAGGGTCAGTTTTACAGCACACAAAAGCCAGGCTGTGAGAGCTTGTTCAGCCTCGCtgtctctcagctgctgctcagccatgACAGCTTCAGATGTGACAGTGACACTTCCAGAGGTGACCTCAGGATGCCACACTgaccccagcagtgccactgtACTCACACCTGGCTGTACCCCTACCAGCTGTATCAATACACCCCCACTACACACCCAAAAAATGTCAAACCCCCAAAAGCAGCCAACCAAAGGTGGAGCTGACAGCAAGTGCCAGCCCTACCCTGCAGCCACAGATGGGAAAAGAGCCCAGAGCAAGGTTTGAATGCTCTGAAAAGCAAGAGAGCAAGATCTGCAGGTGTTCCTGAAATAGCCTCAGGAGGCCCAGTACTGACCACACCTTAAATGTGCATCCTCATTCATACTGCAATCAATCCAGAAAAACCAGCATTAATAACTAATCCCACTGCCATAAAATGGTATTTAGCCAgactttcctatttttttccctaaggaTCTGCTAGTGGCCACTTTGGAGACAGGATTCTGGGTTAGCTGGTCTGATCCAGCCTGACAATTTTTATCATAATAATCCCTCTGGGTCTCATAATGTACAAAATCTCTTCTGAAGGCTCTTACAGAAAGAATAAGCCAGGATGCCAATGCAGTATTTCCAAGAACTCCTGATGGCATTCTGTAATTAAAGTATGCTAAATAACATATCCTCTCAACTAGACTCCTTCTGAGGCAAGCAATGCCATGGGAATGGCTCACTCTGTGTGCACTCACCTGCTCTACATGGGGCTTCTTGGCAAAGGAGATCCTGGCTATGGAGTGAGAAGCTATAGACAGCTCTTGTCCATTCACCTCCCCTTCCTCCACCTCCACCAGACCTAGAGAAAAGCAAGGGCATCCATATTAGGCTACAAAGGTTATTTAAGCATGTCACAATTATGATTTTGGCCTCTCAGTActtaaaaaagaggaagagggactttttacacATTCAGATAAggacaggacaaggaaaaaaaatgtaatctCTAAGAGTAGAtatttaggttagatattaggaagaaattctccccTGTGACagtggtgagaccctggcacagttACCCAGAGAAGCCGTGGctgctccatctctggaagtATTCAAAGTGAAGTTGTACAGGGCTTGGaataacctggtctagtggaaggtgtccctgaccatggcaggaGGTGCAATGATATGGGCtttaaggctccttccaacccaaaccattccatgctCTATTAGGCTGCTTAAGAGACCAGCACTCCCTGTGAAGAATGGTTTTATTTGCCCTAGCACTATTGAGAACTGCAGATCCACACAACCTCAGACATGGAATGCTGCTCACAAAAATCCAGCCAGGCTTATTCACACCATGTGGGATGAGTATCACAACACAACTGACACTCTTCCCTCCAGCACCTGTCAATTTAGATGCAAATTTAAGCATCAACTGGGGTTTAACACTTTCCCTTATAATAACTGAGATGTGTAAGGTAAGAAGTACCAAGCTGAGGTGTTAGATCCACACACTGGGAGGTTTTCCTAGTTTAGGAACCACTGCATGTCCCGCACCAAAGAGCAGCGATCCTGACAGGAAAAATCAATTAAATCAAACTCTGAGAGGTGCAAGAACTTCCTGAAAAAGTGATGCAATGGCCCAGCAGGGTTGGGAGCTCCTCTTTCCCCAGTGTGGGGATGAGTGTGTACCTGTGTTCTGGGCACTGATGAAGGCCACCTTGTTAGTGTCGGGTTTGAGGCGGATGAAGCCGCATTCCCGGTGCATGGGCTTCCTGGTGTCCGGGTGGAAGGCGTTGAACCTGAGGGGAGATCACACCACAAAAGCTCATGTCTTTTGCactcaaaaatacttttttggCCTGGTTTCCTCTTATTTAACCACGTTAGAGCCTGCAGCACTATTTGAAAAGACTGACAACACTTCACAGCTGAGAGATGTAAACCTAGGAAACTACAGTTACTTTACAGAGGCATAGCTATTTCTTAGAGCTAGAGTTAAATCTTTAAGTGGAAGCTTTAGATTTTCCCTAGGTCTTTCTAATAACTAGATCAGAAACCCCTCAGGAATTCAGATGTTTCACAGATGCTGAAGCCACACGTCTCAAAAGCTTCTTTTTCTCAAATAAATATCTAGAATTACTGTATCATCTTTATTTAGCTTTTACACCTGgcaaagttgttttttctgtatatttcttgCTATAGGAAGCAACAGAGCAGACATATTTCTCCTATCACCCCCTTCAAAAAAGATAAGAAGTTCAGATCAGACTCTTATTTATTCTTCAGGAGGCCTTAAGAACTGTAGGTTTGGTCACCCATAACATGAGTGATTATACCAATCAGGCAGATTTCAATGCCTGGAGCATTTAAGGGATACAGGAACTCTTTTTTAAGATCCACTGCTCCAGGAGCCAGCAAAGCACAGGGTATCTGTCCTCCAGGACTGCTACCTATTTTCCTGGTGCTTCCTACAGCTCAGCAGTTCACAGCTGTGTAACTCCTTGGCACaaagaaaagaggggaaaaaaaaaaaaagtaactcaAATAAGCAACTGTTCACaagctggagagggaggtgCAGTCATAGCAAGGCTGTCAgagctttgtttcttttggagATCAGAATAAAACAGTCACAGGCTGAGCTGACAGCTCCATCACACTCCAGGAACACAGGGTATTTCTCACACAGCACCTCCATCTTgtaattcttcttttcttggttttcaAAGTCACACACTTTCCAACTCACCCCTCCCAAAGGAACACTGGAGCAGTACTGAGCAGTAACCAACTTGTCACTTCCCTCTCTCTGGACTTCTTTTGATTCTCTCAGAACAACCACTTGCAGCCAAAGCAAGTAGTTAAGCTACCTGCCTCCTATCCCAAATGGTTTGATAAGCACTAATTATTCTCAGATTTTCACAGTGGTGAAGACTGAGTACCACAGCTTAAAATGGACAAACCTGGCAGCCATGCCACAGCTCCTTCATTTATTCTAAGAGGGAATTTCACAAAGAATGCCAATTAATCAcaagttttaaaggaaaatgaaagtcaGACCATGCAGTCACATACCACAACACCATCTCATTTGGTAGGTAAAAATTTGTGTACTTTGCCATTGGAAAAGAAACCCAACTAACAAATCACCCTGGAGCCatgcctgctccagcccagcagctgctgccagcacagagacCCCTGGACTCACGAGAAGTTGAGCATGGGCTGCCCCACGTGAGAGATGTGCACTTCCTCCAGGTACTGGAAGGGCTTCATTGTAGGGAAGGTAACATCTCCTGGTGGGTCTGAGAGCCAGGTGCCCAGCATCCAGGACAGGGGTTCCATCACAGGGTTCAGCTGGGGAGTCTCTGTGgagcaaaagaaagaagaaaactcagtgagctgtgctctgcaggttGCTGtgagctgcctccagctggcTGGAGGTGAATACAAAACACCTCAGAAATGGCTCAACACCACAGCAATGCTTTTCTtcagagcagtgccagctccaagGTGGGAGATGGGGAACAATGAACACTCATGGAAAGTGGGTCTGTTTCCAAACAAGCTCTTAGCCATACATACATACTCCTGCAGGTGGTCCATTTCTGACTCCTCTCTGTAGCTTGATCTGAAAGAAAAGCCCCCTCCCACCTACATGCAGGGAAGAAGATGACTGAAACCTCAGCATAAAGAATAATCATTAAATGATAATGAAACCTCTAATGCTCTGAGCTAATCCTTCTCAAGCACTGAGTACATACTGTTCCTGTTTGTTTCAGAGGCCAAGAAAATGAGccctcattttaaaataaaatcaggctGTGTACATATTCAAGATCAAAGTTTagctgtaatattttttaagaggTTAACAATGGCCTGAAGTTGTACAAAGACATAAGCAAGGATAATTCAGAAACTGTTCTACTAAGGCTCTGGACTAAggcaaacattttaaaaacacttgGGTGCCTGTAAGGTAAAGAGCAAATGGAGGAGAAAGATACTTCCCTTTGTCACTGCAGTTATGAAAAAGCAACCAATATCTGTTTCACAAAGTTATAACTTCTTTAACAAATCATTTtgcagaaccacagaataagctgagctggaaggaacacacaaggatcatcaagcccaacacctggccctgtgcaggaccaTCCCaaagagtcacaccatgtgcctgatagcattgtccaaatgcttcctgaactcaggcttggtgctgtaGGAGAGTTTTGATAAAAAGTTTTGCATTTtactttcagaggaaaaaaaaccacatgaGGAAAATAGAGACAGACAATTTAGAGCCATgtgaagagcagagcagatccATTACTAAGGTGTAAGTAGTGAAAGCAAAACATCACCTATGGGGATGTTGGGAAAGATGGATTCCCACACAAATGGGGTGCCTGCTACTCTCAGTAGTCTGTTATGCAGACAAAGATGACTGAATTAAGCTTAAAGCATGTCTTCCTCCCCCTCATGGGATAAATATCTCATACTGGCAAGGTGGGCGTTCCAGGGGGTGTTTTCACACCTAGTGAGATCAGGAATACAAGAACAAGCTGCCTGTCTGTCTGGTCTAAAAGGCACAGACTCAACTGCAGGGAGAAATCACAACTTCAAAAGAGTAAGGCTGTGGCCAAAATTTGCTTGACCAGCCTGAGTTTTGTTGTGCTCTTTATGAAATGTCAGGCTAAAAGACTGAGCAAGGAGGAAGGACTGTCCACACCTGAAATGccaaaggagaaggaagagcagtTTTCCTGGGTAAAAGAGACCACTTGTGGTACTCATCCTCCCACAGACAGCAGGGTTTAAAAGCCAGCAAAGTGCTGCTACTTGCTTTACTTTATCCTGAAGTATTTTGCAAGGGAAGCAACATGAGGAAACATGAGAGCTCACTAGTAAATTGGTGATAAAGGTTTACAGCACCAGGGCCACATTCTGTAGAACATCCTGGCAGACTGTGCAGTCCCCAGCAGCTTGCCCAGGACATGGAAGGGGTTCCCACAATCAGTGTCAGTGTACTGGAGTGCAATTCCTTGTACTCACCTTTCCAACTACATGAGGAGAGCACACAGTTCTGTGGGGAAGGAGCATGCTACTCCTCCCTTCACCTGATTCACTCTCTCCTGCATTTCTTTCCAAGCTTTTTGCAGGCTCATCTCCCATGATGGAAGCGAAAAGCAAAGCTtaggaaaagctgcaggagcctgcagcctgggctgctgctgccctctcctgggtcagcatcccaggagcaggacagtTTCTGTCACCACAGTGCTTTCATAGAGCACTCCTTTTCTTCTCAGGAAAAGCATCAAAACAACAGATGAAAGGACTGGCTTTAGCCATTCCCACTCTTTAGATTTGATTATAAACCAAGAGAAGCAAAGAGATCAttcccagcagccccagcttgATCCCACTGCCTTCCTGttcagtgtccagcctggctggaggtGCCTGACCCAGTGAGCTGGTCTCACTTCCAAAgagctggaattccagcagcTGAAAAGTGAAGATGTAACTGTACATCCTGAAGTCTCTGGAACCTGGGTAAACAACATGGCCAAGTGATCATTATTACTATTCTAAACTACCTAAATGGCAGCAAAGCTGAAGAGTTCTTTAGCTCTCACATGGCTTGGAAAAGTTGAGAACAGCAGAAGTGAATAAGGATCAGAGTCTCAGTGAAGTGCAGGTAAGTACAGACACCCTGATCTCATCCCATCAGTGCTCCTCTTAccttcagtgctgctctctgacTGCTGGACTaagacttttttccttcctggctGGAAGGCTGGGCTAGGAGAGTGGAAAAGCAAGAGAGAGTCTGATTgaatccatcccaaaaaaaaaaacagccatttgaaaagcaatttgcttttttatgtCACAGTTGGGGCAGGTAAATGCAAGACTATTGTAGCAACAAGAAGTTCTTTGCTGAGCTGCTTTGTTTCAAATTTCAGGATTATAGATACTGTCATGAGAAACTCCTCTGACACTGATGAAGGAGCCTGTAGATCCCTTTTTAAAGGCCTAAACTCCTGGCACatcatttttataaaaaatccAGTAATGTGGCTTAAAAGGTAAGTGTATGATGATATCAAGAATACAAATGACATCTGAGAATTTGCAGCACAAATTCTGTGATGGTCACCCTTCTGCATGCCTAAAGCTTCACACCCAAAGAGGGTTTTAATACTGATTCTCTTGCATTCATATGCACAGTTCCTCTTTTACCTACTAGCAGGGAAGCTCTCTCTGCATCCTCTTTCTTAACAAGGCCATTCCTGGACCTTCTCCTACACTTTCTGGAAGCCATTAGGGATCCAGCATCCCCAAGACCCCATTCCTCTACaaccatggcagggggctggaataagatgagctttaaggtcccttcaacccaaaccatcctgtggtTCTACAAAATCTCACTGAAATCAGCCATGGCACTCAGGAGTTGTAACAGTTTGGGAGACAAAACCACACACCATAAGCAACCTGATCACCTTGATCTCTTTCCTTCTGGAAGCCACTCAGGCCACTGAGCACACAGGTCAGTTCCATTTCACCACCTGACCCCACTCCATCCCTTCAAACTCACAGATACACTGCTACATCTTCTCCATTCCTGGAGAGTTTACAAGTCAAATCCCACCCTGCACTGTAACACAGCCAGCCTGGAACTGGCTGCCCAGGCTTTGCAACAGGAGATCCTGAGTTCTCCCTGCCTTGAGACAAAGCAGACAGAGCAGCTGGACAGCCCCCCCAGGCCATGTCTACACAGCTGGCGTGGCTCTCAAGTGGGATTCCTGGCACAGAAAGCTACACTGGCACGAATTCCTACACAGCTTTATCAGTAAAGTGGCCAGCTGGTTGCTAACAAGGCAGCTAACCTATTTCTCTGAGCTGGAGAACACTTCCTGCAGaaaacttgaggaaaaaaaaaccacacacaaacaacaacaacaaaacctaccaaaaaaccccaaaacagaatCTCTGAGTCTTCAAAGTGTGGGGTCTGCAGTGCACTGGGCAGTTCTTCCTACAGCACAGTTGCTCACTGGGTTGAAATCATCATCAAGGTTCTGGTAATTAAGGAGCAGCCTCCCTCAGCATATTCTGTCCATATTTAAGTACAGAAGGTGGCTTTAtactctgctgctctgccctgagggctgcagccCTTCAGGCACTTTGCTGATGCTCTCCCCGGCAAACCAGTAAAACATTCCTGGCACAgatgtgctccagctccatcacaGAATATCCCTGGAAGGGACCTGTCAGGATTGGGTCCACCAGACACCCCAAGAATGTCCCCATGTGCTGGAGAGAGCATTGACTGaacacttcttgaactcagGCAGGCTTGGAGCTGTAACCTCTTCCTTAGGGAGCTGTTCCaatgcccaaccaccctctgagtgaaaaaccttttcctgctACCTGACCTAAAcctccccagctcagcttcATGCCATTTCCTTGAGTCCTGTCCCTGGCCAAGAGAGGGAAGAGATCAATATCTGCCCCTCCACTTCCCTGTGAGAAGATGTTAAGAGCACAGTGATTTCTGACCTCagtctcctcctctccagcttGAACAAACCAAGCTCAGGGACTCATCCCCATCTTCATGATCTCTTCTGGACACTCTCCAATAccttaatgttttttttttatactgtggTGCCCCAAGCTGCTACCAGGGCTCAAGGTGAGGTCAccccagcacaaagcagagtgggacaatcccctccctgatgccccccaggagcagggatgtccctcctggctgccaggacaCTGGTGACTCATTGCCAtggaccaggacccccaggtcccttcccACAGCTGGTCTCCAGCCCTAAGCCAGtccacacacacagccagggctgccctgtcctaggtgcagaatccagcagtTGCCCTTTTTaaaccccacacagctgctgtcTGTCTATCTCTTATTTGTCAAGGTCTCTCTGCCCTTgagggaggtgacagctcctcccagcttgATCATGGCTGTGAACTGACTAAATATTCCTTCAAGTCCTGTGTCCAAGTTGTTAAAGAGGATGTTGAAAAGAACAGGCCAAGGATGAGACCTGTGGAACCCCACCAGAGACCAGTGCCAGGCGGGTGTCACCCCAGTCACTGTCACCTGTTGTGCCTGACCCATGAGCCAGCTCCTCACCCATAAGAGAGTTTCCCAGCTGTGGGCTggacattttgtccagaaggatcCTGTAAGAGACAGTACCAAAAGCTTTGCTGCAGTCCATAAAGATTCCACCTCCCAGCTTTCCTGGATCAACCAGGCAGGTTACCCTGACACAGAAGGAAATCAGGTTTGACAAGCAGGACTTTCCCCTcaggaagctgtgctggctgtgactgATGCCTGCACTGTCCTCTAGGTGTTTTTCAATACTTCCCAGAATAatcttttccattattttaccAGGCACTGAATTGGGAGTGACAGGTCTGCTGTCTCTGGAGCTCTCCTGAAAAATCAGAGCAACACTCACCAGCTTCCAGCCAACCTCTGTGGATTCCCAAGACTGCTCAAAAATCAACCATCCAGAGAGCCATTGTAATGACATCAGCAGCTCCTTGAGGATTCTTGGATGAACCCCATCAGGGATCCAGCTGGACCAGCAGATCCTGAACAACTTCTAGGGCAACTTCTAGGAAGCTGATCATTCTCACAGTCATGATCCTCCAGTTCACAGCACTGAGATCCATCATCCATTTGACAGAGGCAAAGAAAGCATTAAACATCTTtgccttgtccctgtccctgtttgtgAGGTGACCATCTTTATCCTGGAATGGGGCAATGTAATTTCTAAACTGCTTTTTGCcatttatatatttgaaaaaaccccaaattttatTGTTCTCTGCAGTTCTGGCACCTTCAACTCCAATTGAACTTTGCCTGTATGGATTTTCTGCCAACAGTGGGGAGCAGCATCTCTATGTTCTTCCCATGTCACCTGACCTTGCTTCCACTGGGCACACACCTTCCTTTTCCATCTTATTTCCAAGAGAAATCCCTGGTCAGCCAAGCCAGTTTTCTGCCTCACCTGCTTGACTTCTGACATTTAGGAATTGCTATTCCTGTGCCCTTAGGAGATGATGTTTAAAAGTAACCAGCACTGATGGACCCCAGGACCTGCAAAAACATTTCCCAGGGGCCCTTACTCACTaattccctgagcagcctgaggtCTGCTCTCCTCATGGCCAGAGCTGAGGTTTTTCTGGCACTTTTCCTCCTGTCACAAGCAATTTTAAACTTGATGGCTCTGTAGCCAAGGTGGCCCCACTGTTCACTCTGCTCAGGAGATCCTCTCTGAGGACAAGCAGGAGATCAAGATCATCCTTCCAAGTCAGCTCCCTGAGGACCTGTTCCCTAAAGTTGTCATGCAGGTGTTTTAGGAACCTTCTGGCCCGGGTTGTACCAGCTGTGTGATGCTCCCAGTTAATTTCTGGCAGGTTGAAatcccctggggcagctgacTTGTAATCTTCCCTTAGTTCCTCAAGGAATAATTTGTCAGTGTCATCGTCCTGTCTGGGAGGTCCAGAGTAGATTCCCACAGTGAAATCTACATTATTTGTTTGCCCCTTGATTCTTATCCAAAGGCTCTCAACTGTGCCATTGccagctgggagctccaggCACTCCAACCCTTCTCTTCCATACAGGGCCACCCCTCTGCCCCCTCTAGCCCTCCAGAAGAGCCTGGAACTTTCCATCAGGGCACTCCAGCCACAGGGAAGACTCCCACCAGGTTTCACTTATGCCAGTGATGACAGATCTCTGGGGCTGGGCCAAAGCTTTGAGCTCCTCATTGGTGCTCCATGCTGGTGTATTAATGCACAGACATTTCTGGTGTGGTACATTGTAGCCAGCACCTGGTGAAGCAGTTTGAGGGATCCCATTACGCTCCTTTCCTCAAGTTTAGGCTCTCCAGCCCATTGCTCATCACTGGTGACCCTGACTTTGTCCCCTTCCCAACTAGTTTAAGGCTCTATCAACAAACCCTACCAGCTCCTGTGCTAGAACTCTTTCTTCCCAAGAAAGATGCATCCCACCAGGTGACAgccaagcagctgctgaacAGATCATCCCATCTCTGCTCCAAAAGCTGGTTATATTCACAAATGTTCATACTATAGACTCAGTAATTAATTTCACAGCCAAGTGCCAAGGTAGTAATGCTCCAGTGCCTGTAGTCACTGCCAGAGTTCTGCTttacaaaacacagagaaaatattttttaaattatactcTATTATGAGAAACCAAACACCCTACCTGAGCTCAGCCTGACCTTCTCTCGAGTTTTCCTTAGTTTGCTGTTTCATTGCTCCCTAGCTGCAAGCTGGGTTTTTGTTGTGACTCATTGCCGACTCGCTGCAAAATTAAATGCTTAATGCACAAACTCTATAGACtattaggcaaaaaaaaaacctggaaagaaCAAGACCAtcccactgaaaataaaaaaaaatcaacagcagTGCAAAAAGTCTTGTTTCCTCCTTTCCAACTGCCTTTCTCTCCAAGGGGGAGGTCAAAGAGCTACCTTCCTCAACCAAGTCCCAGACTGGTGTACCTGCACACTGCTTCCTCCCAAGCTGAGCACAAAACAATTCACCTCCCACCCAAGTGTTCAGGCCACGGTGAAATGTTACCCAGCCTCTTTCAAGATACCTTCTGCCATGGATTCAGCCCCACTCTTAGCCTATGCACACATATTCCTGTTCCTTATCTCCCATTTTACTTTATAGCTTCCTCATTCTTTGCAATGCCCATCCCATGGACCAGTTTTCTACCCTGGCTGTTTCCATCCCAGACAGggcatgaaaaaaatcacaagcaGCACCTACTGTCTCagaaaaaagcagttttcttccAACCTCTAGCTCCAAGTTAACATACAATTGCCAGGTTAGCAGTACCTGCCCTGGTGGAGGCAATTTTCCTGACAGCACATCTCTGACTCATTAGacacatttcattttcaagCTGAACTGGACACCAGCCCATTGCTGGTCCAGCCCTTCTCAGACAGGTGAAAGCACAGCACCTTCAACCATGCACAGCCCCACTTCTCACTGCCATGAGGAATGGGATTCTGCTATTCATTTTCTGCAACATGACAGAAATCTGTTGCCATCACGATGGGCAACAGCACAGACCAGGCCTCAGGACTCCACCTCAGCAGAAAATCATGAATTAAGTGGAATTAAGTGCTCCATCCTCCTTCTGCTTGCCCTGAAGTTCACCAACTACGCTTCATTTGCATGTCAAAAGCATTGTAAATGACCCCATTTCTACACTGGCTTTGCACAGATATTCAAAGACAAACCCAAGCCAGATTTCCCACAGATTCCTAGCACAGTTCTAACCATTTTTCACATGAACTCATTCTGCAAACTCTCCTGCCTTTAATATGACCTTCACGAAAACAGCCATGCAGGGTGGAAGAGGCTCCTCATACCCCCAAGCAGCAATTCC
The Oenanthe melanoleuca isolate GR-GAL-2019-014 chromosome 9, OMel1.0, whole genome shotgun sequence DNA segment above includes these coding regions:
- the THAP4 gene encoding peroxynitrite isomerase THAP4 isoform X4; amino-acid sequence: MAGHGANTETPQLNPVMEPLSWMLGTWLSDPPGDVTFPTMKPFQYLEEVHISHVGQPMLNFSFNAFHPDTRKPMHRECGFIRLKPDTNKVAFISAQNTGLVEVEEGEVNGQELSIASHSIARISFAKKPHVEQITRKFRLNSDGKLEQTVSMATTTQPMTQHFHITYKKVTP